In Myxocyprinus asiaticus isolate MX2 ecotype Aquarium Trade chromosome 3, UBuf_Myxa_2, whole genome shotgun sequence, the following proteins share a genomic window:
- the tpcn1 gene encoding two pore channel protein 1 isoform X1, which produces METSSTYDNMTGLTHDWPVQTSSFCQQFECVDGVGNYDIVNNVVIPAPGAADPRGQNSLRQSWEMNYQEAAIYLQEGENNDKFFTHPRNAQVLSAYLFAHNHLFYVMELLTAVLLMLLSLSEAPAVPFLRLDVYVHATLELLALVLVAFELCMKLRWLGFHTFIRHKRTMVKTCVLFIQFIEAIVVLVRQTSHLRVTRALRPIFLVDCRYCGAVRRNLRQIFQSLPPFIDILLLLLFFMVIFAILGFCLFSANTADNYFRTLEDSIVSLFVLLTTANFPDVMMPAYSKSRWSCIFFIVYLSIELYFIMNLLLAVVFDTFNGVEKMKFKSLLLHKRSAIEHAFQLLVSRQRPGGVSLKQFDGLMRFYHPRMTARDRFLTFKALNQSGATMLSLEDFYKFYEVIGLKWKAKRIGEHWFDDFPRTAFLIFKGINLLVKSKAFQYAMYLVVAINGIWILVETNTFHDGVSWNRDVPFSYIIFLTIYGTEVLLKIAGLGLMTYFSSGWNLFDFSVTVFAFLGLIALAFDMEPFYFIVVLRPLQLLRLFKIKQRYRNVLDTMFELFPRMASLGLTLIIFYYSFAIVGMEFFAGVVYPNCCNNSTVADSYRQINVTVGNQTKLEEGYYYLNNFNNILSSFVTLFELTVVNNWYITMEGVTSQTTHWSRLYFMTFYIVTMVVMTIIVAFILDAFVFRMNYSRKNREPLGDPEDEKGIVFETEVSQTEAVHTLDLYKHTFGVTNLSSLQDMCVALERSGHSSLVFLGRRSRTKSDLSMKMYEEEIQEWYEEYSRTNLQTDETFHRDLDSPEASATDSIN; this is translated from the exons ATGGAAACCAGTAGTACATATGACAACATGACTGGGCTGACACATGATTGGCCTGTCCAAACGTCCTCATTCTGCCAGCAATTTGAGTGtgttg ATGGGGTAGGAAACTATGATATTGTAAATAATGTCGTCATTCCAGCCCCAGGAGCAGCAGATCCCAGAGGCCAGAATTCTCTGCGGCAGAGCTGGGAAATGAACTACCAAGAAGCAGCAATATACCTGCAG GAGGGAGAGAATAATGACAAGTTTTTCACTCACCCGCGGAATGCCCAAGTGCTCAGCGCCTACCTGTTTGCTCATAATCATCTCTTCTATGTGATGGAGCTGCTGACTGCAGTGTTACTCATGCTGCTATCCCTCTCTGAAGCTCCTGCTGTCCCCTTCCTTCGCCTGGATGTCTAT GTCCATGCTACACTGGAGTTGTTGGCATTGGTGTTGGTGGCCTTTGAGTTGTGTATGAAGCTCCGATGGCTTGGGTTTCACACCTTCATACGACATAAGAGGACCATGGTGAAG ACATGTGTCCTGTTTATTCAGTTCATCGAGGCGATCGTGGTCTTAGTTCGACAGACTTCCCACCTGCGTGTAACGAGAGCCCTGCGGCCGATTTTTTTGGTGGACTGTCGTTATTGTGGAGCTGTGCGAAG AAACCTAAGGCAGATTTTTCAGTCCCTTCCTCCCTTCATTGATATTCTCCTGCTCCTGCTTTTCTTCATGGTTATCTTTGCCATACTAGGATTCTGTCTGTTCTCTGCCAACACAGCCGACAAT TATTTTAGAACACTGGAGGACAGCATTGTGAGTCTATTCGTCCTTCTGACCACCGCAAA tTTTCCAGACGTGATGATGCCAGCATATTCAAAGAGTCGTTGGTCATGCATTTTCTTCATTGTGTATCTTTCCATCGAGCTCTACTTCATCATGAATCTG CTCCTGGCGGTTGTTTTTGACACTTTTAATGGAGTTGAGAAGATGAAGTTCAAATCTCTGCTTCTACACAAGCGATCTGCCATTGAGCATGCCTTCCAGCTGCTGGTTAGTCGACAG agaccaggtggagTGTCCCTGAAACAGTTTGATGGACTCATGCGATTCTATCATCCACGAATGACAGCACGAGATCGTTTCCTCACCTTCAAAGCCCTCAACCAATCAGGGGCAACCATGCTGAG CCTTGAGGACTTTTATAAGTTTTATGAAGTCATCGGGCTCAAATGGAAG GCTAAACGGATTGGAGAGCACTGGTTTGATGATTTTCCTCGTACTGCATTCCTCATTTTCAAAG gaatCAATTTACTCGTGAAATCTAAAGCTTTCCAATATGCAATGT ATCTGGTAGTAGCAATTAATGGCATTTGGATCCTAGTGGAGACAAATACGTTTCACG ATGGGGTCTCTTGGAATCGGGATGTCCCTTTTAGTTACATTATTTTCCTCACAA TTTATGGAACAGAGGTCTTATTGAAGATCGCAGGCCTTGGTCTTATGACATATTTCAGCTCAGGATGGAACCT CTTTGATTTCTCAGTAACAGTTTTTGCCTTTCTGGGATTGATTGCTCTGGCCTTTGACATGGAGCCATTCTATTTCATCGTGGTGTTGAGACCTCTTCAGCTTCTCCG GTTGTTTAAAATTAAGCAGCGTTATCGTAATGTTCTGGACACAATGTTTGAACTGTTTCCGCGAATGGCCAG TCTAGGTCTGACTCTCATTATCTTCTATTATTCCTTTGCCATTGTTGGAATGGAGTTTTTCGCTGGTGTTGTTTATCCAAACTGCTGCAA CAACAGCACTGTTGCTGACTCGTATCGTCAGATTAATGTAACCGTTGGCAACCAGACAAAGCTGGAGGAGGGATATTACTATCTCAATAACTTCAATAATATCTTGAGCAGCTTTG TCACGCTGTTTGAGCTAACAGTGGTAAACAACTGGTACATCACTATG GAGGGTGTGACATCACAAACTACCCACTGGAGTCGTCTGTATTTCATGACCTTTTACATTGTTACCATG GTTGTCATGACGATAATTGTAGCCTTCATACTGGATGCGTTTGTCTTCAGGATGAACTACAGTCGGAAGAACAGAGAGCCTCTGGGCGACCCAGAAG ATGAAAAGGGGATTGTATTTGAGACAGAGGTCTCTCAGACCGAAGCTGTACACACTCTGGACTTGTATAAACACACATTTGGTGTCACCAATCTGAGCTCACTGCAGGACATGTGTGTTGCGCTGGAGCGGAGTGGg CACTCATCATTAGTGTTTCTGGGTCGAAGGTCACGTACCAAGAGTGACCTCAGCATGAAGATGTATGAGGAAGAGATTCAG GAATGGTATGAGGAATATTCCAGAACAAACCTTCAGACTGATGAGACATTCCATAGAGATCTGGACAGTCCTGAAGCCAGTGCAACAGACAGCATTAACTAA
- the tpcn1 gene encoding two pore channel protein 1 isoform X3 encodes MNYQEAAIYLQEGENNDKFFTHPRNAQVLSAYLFAHNHLFYVMELLTAVLLMLLSLSEAPAVPFLRLDVYVHATLELLALVLVAFELCMKLRWLGFHTFIRHKRTMVKTCVLFIQFIEAIVVLVRQTSHLRVTRALRPIFLVDCRYCGAVRRNLRQIFQSLPPFIDILLLLLFFMVIFAILGFCLFSANTADNYFRTLEDSIVSLFVLLTTANFPDVMMPAYSKSRWSCIFFIVYLSIELYFIMNLLLAVVFDTFNGVEKMKFKSLLLHKRSAIEHAFQLLVSRQRPGGVSLKQFDGLMRFYHPRMTARDRFLTFKALNQSGATMLSLEDFYKFYEVIGLKWKAKRIGEHWFDDFPRTAFLIFKGINLLVKSKAFQYAMYLVVAINGIWILVETNTFHDGVSWNRDVPFSYIIFLTIYGTEVLLKIAGLGLMTYFSSGWNLFDFSVTVFAFLGLIALAFDMEPFYFIVVLRPLQLLRLFKIKQRYRNVLDTMFELFPRMASLGLTLIIFYYSFAIVGMEFFAGVVYPNCCNNSTVADSYRQINVTVGNQTKLEEGYYYLNNFNNILSSFVTLFELTVVNNWYITMEGVTSQTTHWSRLYFMTFYIVTMVVMTIIVAFILDAFVFRMNYSRKNREPLGDPEDEKGIVFETEVSQTEAVHTLDLYKHTFGVTNLSSLQDMCVALERSGHSSLVFLGRRSRTKSDLSMKMYEEEIQEWYEEYSRTNLQTDETFHRDLDSPEASATDSIN; translated from the exons ATGAACTACCAAGAAGCAGCAATATACCTGCAG GAGGGAGAGAATAATGACAAGTTTTTCACTCACCCGCGGAATGCCCAAGTGCTCAGCGCCTACCTGTTTGCTCATAATCATCTCTTCTATGTGATGGAGCTGCTGACTGCAGTGTTACTCATGCTGCTATCCCTCTCTGAAGCTCCTGCTGTCCCCTTCCTTCGCCTGGATGTCTAT GTCCATGCTACACTGGAGTTGTTGGCATTGGTGTTGGTGGCCTTTGAGTTGTGTATGAAGCTCCGATGGCTTGGGTTTCACACCTTCATACGACATAAGAGGACCATGGTGAAG ACATGTGTCCTGTTTATTCAGTTCATCGAGGCGATCGTGGTCTTAGTTCGACAGACTTCCCACCTGCGTGTAACGAGAGCCCTGCGGCCGATTTTTTTGGTGGACTGTCGTTATTGTGGAGCTGTGCGAAG AAACCTAAGGCAGATTTTTCAGTCCCTTCCTCCCTTCATTGATATTCTCCTGCTCCTGCTTTTCTTCATGGTTATCTTTGCCATACTAGGATTCTGTCTGTTCTCTGCCAACACAGCCGACAAT TATTTTAGAACACTGGAGGACAGCATTGTGAGTCTATTCGTCCTTCTGACCACCGCAAA tTTTCCAGACGTGATGATGCCAGCATATTCAAAGAGTCGTTGGTCATGCATTTTCTTCATTGTGTATCTTTCCATCGAGCTCTACTTCATCATGAATCTG CTCCTGGCGGTTGTTTTTGACACTTTTAATGGAGTTGAGAAGATGAAGTTCAAATCTCTGCTTCTACACAAGCGATCTGCCATTGAGCATGCCTTCCAGCTGCTGGTTAGTCGACAG agaccaggtggagTGTCCCTGAAACAGTTTGATGGACTCATGCGATTCTATCATCCACGAATGACAGCACGAGATCGTTTCCTCACCTTCAAAGCCCTCAACCAATCAGGGGCAACCATGCTGAG CCTTGAGGACTTTTATAAGTTTTATGAAGTCATCGGGCTCAAATGGAAG GCTAAACGGATTGGAGAGCACTGGTTTGATGATTTTCCTCGTACTGCATTCCTCATTTTCAAAG gaatCAATTTACTCGTGAAATCTAAAGCTTTCCAATATGCAATGT ATCTGGTAGTAGCAATTAATGGCATTTGGATCCTAGTGGAGACAAATACGTTTCACG ATGGGGTCTCTTGGAATCGGGATGTCCCTTTTAGTTACATTATTTTCCTCACAA TTTATGGAACAGAGGTCTTATTGAAGATCGCAGGCCTTGGTCTTATGACATATTTCAGCTCAGGATGGAACCT CTTTGATTTCTCAGTAACAGTTTTTGCCTTTCTGGGATTGATTGCTCTGGCCTTTGACATGGAGCCATTCTATTTCATCGTGGTGTTGAGACCTCTTCAGCTTCTCCG GTTGTTTAAAATTAAGCAGCGTTATCGTAATGTTCTGGACACAATGTTTGAACTGTTTCCGCGAATGGCCAG TCTAGGTCTGACTCTCATTATCTTCTATTATTCCTTTGCCATTGTTGGAATGGAGTTTTTCGCTGGTGTTGTTTATCCAAACTGCTGCAA CAACAGCACTGTTGCTGACTCGTATCGTCAGATTAATGTAACCGTTGGCAACCAGACAAAGCTGGAGGAGGGATATTACTATCTCAATAACTTCAATAATATCTTGAGCAGCTTTG TCACGCTGTTTGAGCTAACAGTGGTAAACAACTGGTACATCACTATG GAGGGTGTGACATCACAAACTACCCACTGGAGTCGTCTGTATTTCATGACCTTTTACATTGTTACCATG GTTGTCATGACGATAATTGTAGCCTTCATACTGGATGCGTTTGTCTTCAGGATGAACTACAGTCGGAAGAACAGAGAGCCTCTGGGCGACCCAGAAG ATGAAAAGGGGATTGTATTTGAGACAGAGGTCTCTCAGACCGAAGCTGTACACACTCTGGACTTGTATAAACACACATTTGGTGTCACCAATCTGAGCTCACTGCAGGACATGTGTGTTGCGCTGGAGCGGAGTGGg CACTCATCATTAGTGTTTCTGGGTCGAAGGTCACGTACCAAGAGTGACCTCAGCATGAAGATGTATGAGGAAGAGATTCAG GAATGGTATGAGGAATATTCCAGAACAAACCTTCAGACTGATGAGACATTCCATAGAGATCTGGACAGTCCTGAAGCCAGTGCAACAGACAGCATTAACTAA
- the tpcn1 gene encoding two pore channel protein 1 isoform X2, translating into MTDGDDDVPLILTWDDASSGLLEEDENGVGNYDIVNNVVIPAPGAADPRGQNSLRQSWEMNYQEAAIYLQEGENNDKFFTHPRNAQVLSAYLFAHNHLFYVMELLTAVLLMLLSLSEAPAVPFLRLDVYVHATLELLALVLVAFELCMKLRWLGFHTFIRHKRTMVKTCVLFIQFIEAIVVLVRQTSHLRVTRALRPIFLVDCRYCGAVRRNLRQIFQSLPPFIDILLLLLFFMVIFAILGFCLFSANTADNYFRTLEDSIVSLFVLLTTANFPDVMMPAYSKSRWSCIFFIVYLSIELYFIMNLLLAVVFDTFNGVEKMKFKSLLLHKRSAIEHAFQLLVSRQRPGGVSLKQFDGLMRFYHPRMTARDRFLTFKALNQSGATMLSLEDFYKFYEVIGLKWKAKRIGEHWFDDFPRTAFLIFKGINLLVKSKAFQYAMYLVVAINGIWILVETNTFHDGVSWNRDVPFSYIIFLTIYGTEVLLKIAGLGLMTYFSSGWNLFDFSVTVFAFLGLIALAFDMEPFYFIVVLRPLQLLRLFKIKQRYRNVLDTMFELFPRMASLGLTLIIFYYSFAIVGMEFFAGVVYPNCCNNSTVADSYRQINVTVGNQTKLEEGYYYLNNFNNILSSFVTLFELTVVNNWYITMEGVTSQTTHWSRLYFMTFYIVTMVVMTIIVAFILDAFVFRMNYSRKNREPLGDPEDEKGIVFETEVSQTEAVHTLDLYKHTFGVTNLSSLQDMCVALERSGHSSLVFLGRRSRTKSDLSMKMYEEEIQEWYEEYSRTNLQTDETFHRDLDSPEASATDSIN; encoded by the exons ATGGGGTAGGAAACTATGATATTGTAAATAATGTCGTCATTCCAGCCCCAGGAGCAGCAGATCCCAGAGGCCAGAATTCTCTGCGGCAGAGCTGGGAAATGAACTACCAAGAAGCAGCAATATACCTGCAG GAGGGAGAGAATAATGACAAGTTTTTCACTCACCCGCGGAATGCCCAAGTGCTCAGCGCCTACCTGTTTGCTCATAATCATCTCTTCTATGTGATGGAGCTGCTGACTGCAGTGTTACTCATGCTGCTATCCCTCTCTGAAGCTCCTGCTGTCCCCTTCCTTCGCCTGGATGTCTAT GTCCATGCTACACTGGAGTTGTTGGCATTGGTGTTGGTGGCCTTTGAGTTGTGTATGAAGCTCCGATGGCTTGGGTTTCACACCTTCATACGACATAAGAGGACCATGGTGAAG ACATGTGTCCTGTTTATTCAGTTCATCGAGGCGATCGTGGTCTTAGTTCGACAGACTTCCCACCTGCGTGTAACGAGAGCCCTGCGGCCGATTTTTTTGGTGGACTGTCGTTATTGTGGAGCTGTGCGAAG AAACCTAAGGCAGATTTTTCAGTCCCTTCCTCCCTTCATTGATATTCTCCTGCTCCTGCTTTTCTTCATGGTTATCTTTGCCATACTAGGATTCTGTCTGTTCTCTGCCAACACAGCCGACAAT TATTTTAGAACACTGGAGGACAGCATTGTGAGTCTATTCGTCCTTCTGACCACCGCAAA tTTTCCAGACGTGATGATGCCAGCATATTCAAAGAGTCGTTGGTCATGCATTTTCTTCATTGTGTATCTTTCCATCGAGCTCTACTTCATCATGAATCTG CTCCTGGCGGTTGTTTTTGACACTTTTAATGGAGTTGAGAAGATGAAGTTCAAATCTCTGCTTCTACACAAGCGATCTGCCATTGAGCATGCCTTCCAGCTGCTGGTTAGTCGACAG agaccaggtggagTGTCCCTGAAACAGTTTGATGGACTCATGCGATTCTATCATCCACGAATGACAGCACGAGATCGTTTCCTCACCTTCAAAGCCCTCAACCAATCAGGGGCAACCATGCTGAG CCTTGAGGACTTTTATAAGTTTTATGAAGTCATCGGGCTCAAATGGAAG GCTAAACGGATTGGAGAGCACTGGTTTGATGATTTTCCTCGTACTGCATTCCTCATTTTCAAAG gaatCAATTTACTCGTGAAATCTAAAGCTTTCCAATATGCAATGT ATCTGGTAGTAGCAATTAATGGCATTTGGATCCTAGTGGAGACAAATACGTTTCACG ATGGGGTCTCTTGGAATCGGGATGTCCCTTTTAGTTACATTATTTTCCTCACAA TTTATGGAACAGAGGTCTTATTGAAGATCGCAGGCCTTGGTCTTATGACATATTTCAGCTCAGGATGGAACCT CTTTGATTTCTCAGTAACAGTTTTTGCCTTTCTGGGATTGATTGCTCTGGCCTTTGACATGGAGCCATTCTATTTCATCGTGGTGTTGAGACCTCTTCAGCTTCTCCG GTTGTTTAAAATTAAGCAGCGTTATCGTAATGTTCTGGACACAATGTTTGAACTGTTTCCGCGAATGGCCAG TCTAGGTCTGACTCTCATTATCTTCTATTATTCCTTTGCCATTGTTGGAATGGAGTTTTTCGCTGGTGTTGTTTATCCAAACTGCTGCAA CAACAGCACTGTTGCTGACTCGTATCGTCAGATTAATGTAACCGTTGGCAACCAGACAAAGCTGGAGGAGGGATATTACTATCTCAATAACTTCAATAATATCTTGAGCAGCTTTG TCACGCTGTTTGAGCTAACAGTGGTAAACAACTGGTACATCACTATG GAGGGTGTGACATCACAAACTACCCACTGGAGTCGTCTGTATTTCATGACCTTTTACATTGTTACCATG GTTGTCATGACGATAATTGTAGCCTTCATACTGGATGCGTTTGTCTTCAGGATGAACTACAGTCGGAAGAACAGAGAGCCTCTGGGCGACCCAGAAG ATGAAAAGGGGATTGTATTTGAGACAGAGGTCTCTCAGACCGAAGCTGTACACACTCTGGACTTGTATAAACACACATTTGGTGTCACCAATCTGAGCTCACTGCAGGACATGTGTGTTGCGCTGGAGCGGAGTGGg CACTCATCATTAGTGTTTCTGGGTCGAAGGTCACGTACCAAGAGTGACCTCAGCATGAAGATGTATGAGGAAGAGATTCAG GAATGGTATGAGGAATATTCCAGAACAAACCTTCAGACTGATGAGACATTCCATAGAGATCTGGACAGTCCTGAAGCCAGTGCAACAGACAGCATTAACTAA